The following nucleotide sequence is from Vallitalea okinawensis.
GAAAAAACTCTCTTAGACTCTAAGGGAGTTTTTCATTTTGTATAAAATAAAATGTATTGTAATAAAAAGTCGATTAAGCATTGACAATAACCTTATCAAAAAGCTATGCTAATAGTGAAGAGGGCATAAAAAGATAATAGGAGAGAGTGGGGAGTTATATGGATAAAAAAATAAAGACATTAAAAAGAATAATTGTTTTATTAGTAGGGCAATTTATTGCAGCAGCAGCATTTAACCAAATTTTGGTACCAAATAATCTGGTACCTGTTGGATTGGGTGGTTTGGCAACAGTTATCAATAACTTAACAGGGTTAAATGTTCAGCTACTTTTAATGTTATTAAGTTTACCAATTATTATATGGGCTTTTCTAAAATATGAAAGAAAGCAAGTTTATTATGCCGCCTTTTGTTTCTGGCTATTTACTTTTTATATCGGTTTTGTAGATAAGATACTGCCAACTTTTTTAACTGACCCTATTATTGCATCAATTTTTGGCGGTGTTTTATTAGGTGTAGCTGGTGGGATGGTTATAAGACAAGGTGTAGCGAATGGTCCTGAAGCAATAGTAGGACTTTATTTAAAGGAAAAAAAAGATATAAC
It contains:
- a CDS encoding YitT family protein, which translates into the protein MDKKIKTLKRIIVLLVGQFIAAAAFNQILVPNNLVPVGLGGLATVINNLTGLNVQLLLMLLSLPIIIWAFLKYERKQVYYAAFCFWLFTFYIGFVDKILPTFLTDPIIASIFGGVLLGVAGGMVIRQGVANGPEAIVGLYLKEKKDITVGNFFMVINTIIIFSSIIYGDLTLIIYSLISTYIASKVTDVVILGSHKIFIVNIMSDNYLEITEFIHKELDRGVTFVQSLDTHSVKKKMLIKTVITKTELIELKNYIHNLDDDSFVYVTESAGVIGGGFTA